A portion of the Sus scrofa isolate TJ Tabasco breed Duroc chromosome 5, Sscrofa11.1, whole genome shotgun sequence genome contains these proteins:
- the APOLD1 gene encoding LOW QUALITY PROTEIN: apolipoprotein L domain-containing protein 1 (The sequence of the model RefSeq protein was modified relative to this genomic sequence to represent the inferred CDS: inserted 1 base in 1 codon), which translates to MEGPVARELQGADALRRFQGXLLDRRGRLHGQLLSLREVARRLERLRRRSLAANVTGSALSAAGAVAAIVGLSLSPVTLGVSLLASAVGLGVATAGGVVTITSDLSLIFCNSRELRRVQEIVATCQDQMRELLSCLDFFCRGQDRRDRQLLQCGRNASIALYNSVYFIIFFGSRGFLIPRRAEGATKVSQAVLKAKIQKLAESLESCTGALDELSEQLESRAQLCTKSSRGHDLKISADQPAGLFL; encoded by the exons ATGGAGGGGCCAGTGGCCCGAGAGCTGCAGGGTGCGGATGCGCTGCGCCGATTCCAGG TGCTGCTGGACCGCCGCGGCCGGCTGCATGGCCAGCTGCTGAGCCTGCGCGAAGTGGCCCGGCGTCTCGAGCGCCTCCGCCGGCGCTCCCTGGCGGCCAACGTGACTGGCAGCGCACTGAGCGCGGCCGGCGCGGTGGCCGCCATCGTGGGGCTCTCGCTCAGCCCGGTGACCCTGGGGGTCTCGTTGCTGGCGTCGGCCGTGGGACTGGGAGTGGCCACCGCCGGAGGGGTAGTCACCATCACGTCCGATCTGTCCCTGATTTTCTGCAACTCCCGGGAGCTGCGGCGGGTGCAGGAGATCGTGGCCACCTGTCAGGACCAGATGCGCGAGCTTTTGAGCTGCCTGGACTTCTTTTGCCGCGGGCAGGACCGCCGGGATCGCCAGCTGCTGCAGTGCGGGAGGAACGCCTCCATCGCGCTGTACAACTCTGTCTACTTCATCATCTTCTTCGGCTCCCGAGGCTTCCTCATCCCCAGGAGGGCCGAAGGGGCCACCAAGGTTAGCCAGGCCGTGCTGAAGGCCAAGATTCAGAAACTGGCCGAGAGCCTGGAGTCCTGCACCGGGGCTCTGGATGAGCTCAGCGAGCAGCTGGAGTCCAGAGCCCAGCTCTGCACGAAGAGCAGCCGTGGCCACGACCTCAAGATCTCTGCTGACCAGCCCGCAGGACTGTTTCTCTGA